From the genome of Campylobacter magnus, one region includes:
- the serS gene encoding serine--tRNA ligase, protein MINLKLIETNFDEFNSKLKAKKVGEDVLKNLLEAYKENKKIKLEIESLQSEQNAKSKKMGEFMKNGDKESANALKTELDSKKAQIATLNESLNESEEKLSLVAAAVPNIIDDDVPLGADEDENVELKKVLEPPRFDFKPLEHWQLAEKNGWIDFATGAKLAGSRFSVLRGQGAKLARALVNYMIDFNSSRGFELVNVPFLVSSNTLFGTGQLPKFADDLYKIDDEDLYLIPTSEVPVTNLYNDEIIAENELPIKMTCYSACFRKEAGSAGKDTRGMIRQHQFEKVELVCITKPEQSDKVFDEMVACASDLLSSLGLAHRHMLLCSGDLGFSAAKTIDLEVWLAGQDKYREISSVSNTRDFQARRAKIRFKDGKKNTLCHTLNGSSLAVGRTLIAIMENYQQKDGSIKIPAVLEKYI, encoded by the coding sequence ATGATAAATTTAAAACTGATTGAGACAAACTTTGATGAGTTTAATAGCAAACTAAAAGCTAAAAAAGTAGGCGAGGATGTGCTAAAAAATCTGCTTGAAGCCTACAAAGAAAATAAAAAAATCAAGCTAGAAATTGAAAGCCTTCAAAGTGAGCAAAACGCAAAAAGCAAAAAAATGGGCGAGTTTATGAAAAATGGCGATAAAGAAAGCGCAAACGCCTTAAAAACCGAGCTTGATAGCAAAAAGGCTCAAATTGCTACTTTAAATGAGAGCCTAAATGAAAGCGAAGAAAAGCTAAGCTTAGTTGCCGCTGCCGTGCCAAATATCATCGATGATGATGTGCCACTTGGTGCGGATGAAGATGAAAATGTGGAGCTTAAAAAAGTTTTAGAGCCACCTCGCTTTGATTTTAAGCCCTTAGAGCATTGGCAATTAGCTGAAAAAAACGGCTGGATAGACTTTGCCACCGGCGCAAAGCTTGCTGGTTCTCGCTTTTCTGTGCTAAGAGGGCAGGGCGCAAAACTAGCAAGGGCTCTTGTTAATTACATGATTGATTTTAATTCTAGCCGTGGTTTTGAGCTTGTTAATGTGCCGTTTCTCGTTAGCTCTAATACGCTTTTTGGCACAGGACAGCTACCAAAGTTTGCTGATGATTTATACAAAATAGATGATGAGGATCTATACCTGATCCCTACAAGCGAAGTGCCTGTAACAAATCTATATAATGATGAAATAATCGCAGAAAATGAATTGCCTATTAAAATGACTTGCTACTCAGCGTGTTTTCGCAAAGAAGCAGGCTCTGCTGGTAAGGATACTAGGGGCATGATCCGTCAGCATCAGTTTGAAAAAGTAGAGCTTGTATGTATCACAAAGCCTGAGCAAAGTGATAAAGTCTTTGATGAGATGGTAGCTTGTGCTAGTGATTTGCTAAGCTCTTTGGGCTTAGCTCATCGCCACATGCTGCTTTGTAGCGGCGACCTTGGATTTAGCGCAGCAAAGACCATAGATCTTGAGGTCTGGCTAGCTGGACAAGATAAATATAGAGAAATTAGCTCAGTCTCAAACACACGCGATTTTCAAGCTCGCAGGGCAAAAATCCGCTTCAAAGATGGCAAGAAAAACACACTATGCCACACGCTAAATGGATCAAGCCTAGCTGTGGGCAGAACGCTAATAGCAATAATGGAAAACTATCAGCAAAAAGATGGAAGTATAAAAATCCCAGCCGTGCTAGAAAAATATATCTAA
- a CDS encoding shikimate kinase: MKIMNNIVLIGFMGVGKGAVARELSKLSGRFAIDGDDMIESLFNKKISKIFEDEGEEAFRDAEKNLAKFLEHNVKGAIISTGGGFYRQRNLKKIGTIIYLKSSFAKIMERLQSAPNSAKKLAKRPLLKDLEKAKKLHKERNSAYARKADIIIIAEDKSPKKIAKEILKALKGQK, from the coding sequence ATGAAAATAATGAATAATATAGTTTTAATAGGCTTTATGGGTGTTGGCAAGGGGGCTGTGGCAAGGGAGCTAAGTAAGCTTAGTGGACGCTTTGCCATTGATGGCGATGATATGATTGAGAGCCTTTTTAACAAAAAAATCTCAAAAATCTTTGAAGATGAGGGCGAAGAGGCATTTAGGGATGCCGAGAAAAATCTAGCAAAGTTTTTAGAGCATAATGTAAAAGGTGCTATTATTAGCACTGGTGGGGGCTTTTATAGACAAAGAAATCTTAAAAAAATCGGCACTATAATATACCTAAAATCTAGCTTTGCTAAAATCATGGAAAGACTACAATCTGCGCCAAATAGTGCTAAAAAACTAGCCAAAAGACCACTGCTAAAAGACCTTGAAAAAGCTAAAAAACTACATAAAGAAAGAAATAGTGCTTATGCTAGAAAGGCTGATATAATCATTATAGCTGAAGATAAAAGCCCTAAAAAAATAGCAAAAGAGATTTTAAAAGCATTAAAGGGACAAAAATGA
- a CDS encoding AsmA family protein — translation MKFLAWICGILLVLVVALYCVFFSSFGNSVLKPFVEKIASEKIGMEFRLEKFELGFSSFDILAIINGELGVESKGKYSLFSSQFDLNYNTQAKSFNGMQIDLSLKGEALGSFDNFVANGSGSLAGSSIRFASRIKDYAPLELKLDAKALDLAALSMIALKKAYITGKLSAVADIAGQEGTAKLNSAKIIITKEAQNDFGISLPANFALSLNSDIKLLGKQVAATTRVKSALANLSAKNTSYNFENGEIISDFNLDIANLAALEPIIKQKLNGSIKVAGNTKIANGAMEFLDAKINGLGGEILASLKDNELNANIKNLKLAQALSLAGLAPLANSDISGTAKITNLNDTKKIKGSANLTLSSGVLNHKQMNALLGSDLSSDVSFNAQNKLEITSGVLNFDSVLNSPVIENLGAKGSYTLANGDAKINLAGKIADLGAIFGSGAKSPANIKANVGLKAGELSDGDIDIKGFGGQILAKVKGKALNANIKNIKAEQVLAMTTFGALFNGEVNAELSLDGLNLQNLNGRGELSVKNGVFNAAAMSKLLETEFPENVKFSLNFKPTFTNSVAYFSSNFASDIANISKFDGSYNLQKNALDAAYSANVSDLSKLSFLTGLALYTPLNVSGKIASTNQAINASANSNIFGSNTDITFKSGVLNANMKNAKIEQILKALGYEQFYIGSTNMTFDYNTASKLGEFNANILNAHLAKTGLTELISSVLGGRDITTEVYENGVVKGTIKGDIITFDANMHSKRSDINVKQASINTKSKALNIPISANYEKTDIGIDITGTTEAPKYALSSQYLQQKAEQGVEKLIDKAFKGNDEKADKAKDILNNLKKLF, via the coding sequence ATGAAGTTTTTAGCTTGGATTTGTGGTATTTTGCTAGTGCTAGTAGTAGCTTTATACTGCGTGTTTTTTAGCTCTTTTGGCAACTCAGTTTTAAAGCCTTTTGTAGAAAAAATCGCTAGCGAAAAAATCGGTATGGAATTTCGGCTTGAAAAGTTTGAGCTAGGATTTAGCAGTTTTGATATTTTGGCTATCATAAATGGCGAGCTTGGTGTTGAGAGCAAGGGTAAATATAGCCTTTTTTCATCGCAGTTTGATCTAAATTACAACACGCAAGCAAAAAGCTTTAATGGCATGCAAATTGATCTAAGCTTAAAAGGCGAAGCCCTTGGTAGCTTTGATAACTTTGTAGCAAATGGCTCAGGCTCGCTAGCTGGCTCAAGCATTCGCTTCGCAAGCCGCATAAAAGACTACGCGCCTTTGGAGCTAAAACTAGATGCTAAAGCGCTAGACCTAGCAGCACTTAGCATGATAGCCTTAAAAAAAGCCTATATCACAGGCAAACTAAGCGCAGTTGCCGATATAGCAGGACAAGAAGGCACAGCAAAGCTAAACTCAGCTAAAATCATCATCACAAAAGAAGCTCAAAATGACTTTGGCATTAGCTTACCGGCAAATTTTGCCCTAAGCCTAAATAGCGATATAAAACTTCTTGGCAAGCAAGTAGCAGCTACTACTAGGGTAAAATCAGCCCTAGCAAACCTAAGCGCAAAAAATACTAGCTATAACTTTGAAAATGGCGAGATAATAAGTGATTTTAATTTGGATATCGCAAATCTTGCCGCCCTAGAGCCTATCATAAAACAAAAGCTAAATGGAAGTATAAAAGTAGCTGGCAACACAAAAATCGCAAATGGCGCAATGGAGTTTTTAGACGCTAAAATAAACGGTCTTGGTGGAGAGATTTTAGCAAGTCTTAAAGACAATGAGCTAAACGCAAACATAAAAAATCTAAAACTAGCACAAGCCCTTAGTCTAGCAGGACTTGCGCCACTAGCAAATAGCGATATCAGCGGTACAGCAAAAATCACAAATCTAAACGATACTAAAAAAATAAAAGGTAGCGCAAATCTAACTCTAAGCAGCGGCGTGCTAAATCATAAGCAAATGAACGCTTTGCTAGGCTCTGATCTAAGTAGCGATGTAAGCTTTAATGCTCAAAACAAGCTAGAAATAACCTCTGGCGTGCTGAACTTTGATAGCGTGTTAAACTCGCCTGTGATAGAAAATCTAGGAGCAAAAGGCAGCTACACACTAGCTAATGGTGATGCAAAAATAAATCTAGCAGGCAAAATCGCAGACCTTGGCGCAATCTTTGGCTCTGGGGCAAAAAGTCCAGCTAATATAAAAGCAAATGTGGGGCTAAAAGCAGGCGAGTTAAGCGACGGGGATATTGATATAAAAGGCTTTGGCGGTCAAATCTTAGCTAAGGTAAAAGGCAAAGCTCTAAATGCTAACATAAAAAATATAAAAGCTGAACAAGTGCTTGCTATGACTACCTTTGGCGCGCTTTTTAATGGTGAGGTAAATGCTGAACTAAGCCTAGATGGACTAAATCTACAAAACCTAAATGGCAGAGGCGAGCTAAGCGTGAAAAACGGCGTATTCAACGCTGCTGCGATGTCAAAGCTACTTGAAACTGAATTCCCTGAAAATGTGAAATTCTCTCTAAACTTTAAGCCAACTTTTACAAACTCAGTGGCGTATTTTAGCTCAAACTTTGCTAGTGATATAGCAAATATTAGTAAATTTGATGGTAGCTATAATCTACAAAAAAATGCCCTAGATGCTGCTTATAGCGCAAATGTAAGCGATCTATCTAAGCTTAGCTTTTTAACCGGTTTGGCTTTATACACCCCGCTAAATGTAAGCGGCAAAATCGCTAGCACAAATCAGGCTATAAATGCTAGCGCAAATAGCAATATATTTGGCTCAAATACTGATATAACATTTAAATCAGGCGTGCTAAATGCGAATATGAAAAACGCAAAAATAGAGCAAATTCTAAAAGCCCTTGGCTACGAGCAGTTCTATATAGGCAGCACAAATATGACCTTTGATTACAACACAGCTAGCAAGCTTGGCGAGTTTAACGCAAATATACTAAACGCTCATCTAGCAAAAACAGGGCTAACGGAGCTAATCTCTAGCGTGCTTGGCGGCCGTGATATCACAACTGAGGTCTATGAAAACGGCGTGGTAAAAGGCACTATAAAAGGTGATATAATCACATTTGATGCAAATATGCACTCAAAACGCTCGGATATAAATGTAAAGCAAGCTAGCATAAATACAAAAAGCAAAGCTCTAAACATCCCAATAAGCGCAAACTATGAAAAAACCGATATTGGCATAGATATCACAGGCACAACTGAGGCGCCAAAATACGCTCTTAGCTCGCAGTATCTACAACAAAAAGCCGAACAAGGCGTAGAAAAGCTGATTGATAAAGCCTTTAAAGGCAATGATGAAAAGGCTGATAAGGCAAAAGATATTTTAAATAATTTGAAAAAATTGTTCTAA
- a CDS encoding tetratricopeptide repeat protein, translated as MAADNEIVILDDDQKEKKDQNSQNTQNEFGQDDFVLLEELAVAPAGSSQDAEDEEEGEQKGKKKLNKKMLIIIAAGGGVILLLLIVLITLLLSRGSKKEPAPVPEVPVTTMPRQEPQNYYEINKGRIEEMIAKANVLYDSGNRIEALKIYENVAIYNESLSYYNLGVSQMNQEKFDEALENFKKAISNQEHTDVSALNAAVCALHLNNTELFRYYIDLARAFLTPNSSAYIYYSALVNYYKGYYIEAYHILNSIKDGFYANNANYLKSKILSLIRRDKDAIAALDDLRGYNTNLPMGLLHARLGNYDDALYYLNRVDPLASNIDLAKLARSLVQLKIGTYLTAAEVIGEIHERNATFVASTYPIKAGLKDDYFNINAAQKNFDEKLFFHKNSAFSMLFYYTPYKVFDAKQTIDYIAKGGVSAFVSQGVDADEYLRTSGIISRVNASLSKTIEKAINSELRVANKEFLALVSEYPGHAILQYDLALSYAQLGDYANAYKHFVISYHLNPKNHLAGVYAVLCAQVAGRDYRQLYAEVSENITNDETLGDANFYNTLLLYLRDNSGALTRWLDEGKDEGDTLKMVFSYISAMILNRKNDAKIYSNSLLGKLPNDILTNILHFLAHNEREDIKEYAKNIQIRFLGANFDLNTLYGGSNIVKEQFVKLLQISGLSDVWRGIIISDLKKEKNRADEIRHALAYIDLFTNRHDEAFEIYNYLVHTKKEQDAYTLFLAAVASIGSNRPQNAVAYLELAKLTNPTDPGNKIALGFLYHELGNIPAAVAQYISVGNTDYKSRFFTFHLAN; from the coding sequence ATGGCAGCAGATAATGAAATAGTCATACTTGATGACGATCAAAAAGAAAAAAAAGATCAAAACAGCCAAAATACACAAAATGAGTTTGGACAAGATGATTTTGTCTTGCTTGAAGAACTAGCCGTTGCGCCAGCTGGTTCTAGCCAAGATGCAGAAGACGAAGAAGAAGGTGAGCAAAAAGGCAAAAAAAAGCTAAATAAAAAAATGCTAATCATCATAGCTGCTGGCGGTGGTGTGATACTCCTTTTGCTAATTGTGCTAATAACCCTGCTGCTTAGCAGAGGTAGCAAAAAAGAACCAGCCCCAGTCCCAGAAGTGCCAGTAACTACCATGCCTAGACAAGAGCCGCAAAACTACTATGAGATAAATAAAGGTCGCATAGAAGAAATGATAGCAAAAGCAAATGTCCTATATGACAGCGGTAACCGCATAGAAGCCCTTAAAATATATGAAAATGTAGCAATATATAATGAAAGCCTTTCATATTATAATCTTGGTGTATCGCAAATGAATCAAGAGAAGTTTGATGAGGCGCTTGAGAACTTTAAAAAAGCTATATCAAATCAAGAACACACCGATGTCTCAGCACTAAATGCAGCAGTTTGCGCACTTCATCTTAATAACACAGAGTTATTTCGCTACTATATAGACCTTGCTAGGGCTTTTCTTACACCAAATTCCAGTGCGTATATCTACTATAGTGCACTTGTAAATTACTACAAAGGCTATTATATAGAGGCTTATCACATATTAAATAGTATTAAAGATGGCTTTTATGCAAATAACGCAAACTATCTAAAATCTAAAATTCTAAGCCTAATTCGCCGTGATAAAGATGCAATTGCAGCCCTTGATGATTTAAGGGGGTATAATACAAACTTACCCATGGGCTTACTTCACGCAAGACTTGGTAATTACGATGATGCTCTTTATTATCTAAATAGAGTAGATCCACTAGCTTCAAACATTGATCTAGCAAAGCTTGCTCGCTCTCTTGTGCAGCTTAAAATCGGCACTTACTTGACAGCAGCTGAAGTAATAGGCGAAATTCACGAGCGCAACGCCACTTTTGTAGCTAGTACTTATCCTATAAAAGCTGGGCTAAAAGATGATTATTTTAACATAAACGCAGCACAAAAAAACTTTGATGAAAAGCTGTTTTTTCATAAAAATAGCGCCTTTTCAATGCTATTTTATTACACACCTTATAAGGTCTTTGATGCTAAGCAAACTATTGATTATATAGCAAAAGGTGGAGTTAGTGCCTTTGTATCTCAGGGCGTGGATGCTGATGAGTATTTGCGCACCTCTGGTATCATAAGCCGTGTAAACGCAAGCCTGTCAAAAACCATAGAAAAAGCTATAAATAGCGAGCTTAGAGTGGCAAATAAAGAGTTTTTGGCTCTAGTTTCAGAGTATCCTGGGCATGCGATTTTGCAGTATGATTTGGCACTTAGCTACGCTCAGCTAGGCGACTATGCAAATGCTTATAAACACTTTGTCATAAGCTACCACCTAAATCCAAAAAATCACCTTGCTGGCGTGTATGCTGTGCTTTGTGCGCAGGTGGCTGGGCGTGATTATCGTCAGCTTTACGCAGAGGTTAGCGAGAATATTACAAATGATGAAACTCTAGGCGATGCGAACTTTTATAATACCTTGCTATTATATTTGCGTGATAACTCAGGTGCTCTAACGCGCTGGCTAGATGAGGGCAAAGACGAAGGTGATACGCTAAAAATGGTATTTAGCTACATTTCTGCTATGATACTAAACCGTAAAAATGATGCTAAAATCTACTCTAATTCCTTGCTAGGCAAATTGCCAAATGATATTCTTACAAATATCTTACATTTTTTGGCTCACAATGAAAGGGAGGATATCAAAGAATACGCAAAAAACATTCAAATTCGCTTTTTGGGTGCAAACTTTGATCTAAATACGCTCTATGGTGGCTCAAATATAGTAAAAGAACAGTTTGTAAAACTGCTTCAAATCTCAGGTCTAAGCGATGTTTGGCGGGGTATCATAATAAGCGACCTTAAAAAAGAAAAAAATAGAGCAGATGAGATTCGCCACGCACTTGCATATATTGATCTTTTTACAAATCGCCATGATGAGGCCTTTGAGATATACAACTACCTTGTACATACCAAAAAAGAACAAGACGCTTATACGCTATTTTTAGCAGCAGTAGCTAGCATAGGCTCAAACCGCCCGCAAAACGCCGTAGCTTACCTAGAACTTGCCAAGCTTACAAACCCAACTGACCCTGGAAATAAAATCGCTCTAGGCTTTTTATACCACGAACTAGGCAATATCCCAGCAGCTGTGGCACAGTATATCAGCGTGGGAAATACTGATTATAAATCTAGATTTTTCACCTTTCATTTGGCTAATTAA
- the lolA gene encoding LolA-like outer membrane lipoprotein chaperone, with protein MMRILVLMIISCFVWANSLEFDTLTSEFSQSVRSKNKTITYTGKLVANSKYGAFWHYKKPVEKLIYFNIGRITIIEPSLEQAIITDIKDTPDLRQILKNATETNKDRFECDIDGVHYTLRVRSGVPAQINYTDKLGNNVTILLKNAKKNQPIDEKLLEPQIPANYDILSE; from the coding sequence ATGATGAGAATTCTAGTTTTGATGATTATTTCGTGCTTTGTGTGGGCAAACAGCCTTGAGTTTGATACACTTACAAGTGAGTTTAGCCAAAGCGTAAGAAGCAAAAATAAGACCATCACCTACACAGGCAAATTAGTAGCAAACAGCAAATACGGCGCATTTTGGCACTACAAAAAGCCAGTTGAGAAGCTAATTTATTTTAATATCGGTCGCATAACCATAATAGAGCCAAGCTTAGAGCAGGCAATAATCACAGATATCAAAGACACCCCAGATTTGCGTCAAATCCTAAAAAACGCTACTGAAACAAACAAAGACCGCTTTGAGTGTGATATAGACGGCGTCCACTACACTCTAAGGGTGCGAAGTGGCGTCCCAGCACAGATAAACTACACTGATAAACTTGGCAATAATGTTACAATTTTACTCAAAAATGCTAAGAAAAATCAGCCAATTGATGAAAAACTTTTAGAGCCGCAAATCCCAGCAAACTACGATATACTAAGCGAATAA
- the der gene encoding ribosome biogenesis GTPase Der codes for MKKVILLGRPNVGKSSLFNRLARARIAITSDVAGTTRDVNKTEININDRECLLIDSGGLDESSKLFAAVQKRSLAEANEADIIVFMVDGKLYADEIDKKLFYAINRLGKPTALVVNKVDGKRDEERAKDFISFGAKKLFEISVSHNSGTDELCEWIYSHLEPAKTGIEDDESIEDFLADFDESLLESDESDEGGDSLRNSRFKSNIDYENKTIKVGIIGRVNVGKSSLLNALVGQNRSVVSDIAGTTIDPVNEKISVNDGNKEREIEFVDTAGIRRRGKIEGIEKYALNRTQKMLENADIAVLVLDSAEGINELDERIAGLASEFELGVIIVLNKWDLKGGDDKEFDRMSREIRDKFKFLAYAPIISLSATSKKRVEKLKELICAVYKNYTIKLPTSRLNEVIAAATKAHPIPREHGRAVRIYYAAQFDTAAPKIALVMNKPKCLHFSYLRYLQNQLRASFELGGTPVILVPRGRGKSKDENNE; via the coding sequence ATGAAAAAAGTAATTTTACTAGGTCGTCCAAATGTGGGTAAATCAAGCCTATTTAACCGCTTAGCAAGGGCTAGGATAGCCATAACTAGCGATGTGGCAGGTACCACAAGAGATGTGAATAAAACTGAAATTAACATTAATGATAGAGAGTGCTTGCTTATTGATAGTGGTGGACTTGATGAAAGTAGCAAGCTTTTTGCTGCGGTGCAAAAACGCAGCCTAGCAGAGGCAAATGAGGCTGATATAATCGTCTTTATGGTAGATGGCAAGCTGTATGCTGATGAGATTGACAAAAAGCTTTTTTATGCTATAAACCGCCTTGGCAAGCCTACTGCGCTTGTGGTAAATAAAGTAGATGGCAAGCGTGATGAAGAAAGAGCAAAGGATTTTATTAGCTTTGGGGCAAAAAAACTCTTTGAGATTTCTGTTTCGCATAATAGTGGCACAGATGAGCTTTGTGAGTGGATATACTCGCACCTTGAGCCTGCTAAGACTGGCATAGAAGATGATGAGAGCATAGAGGATTTTCTAGCTGATTTTGATGAGAGTTTACTAGAAAGTGATGAGAGCGATGAGGGTGGCGATAGCCTTAGGAATTCTAGATTTAAAAGCAATATTGACTACGAAAATAAAACTATAAAAGTTGGCATTATAGGCAGGGTAAATGTAGGCAAATCAAGCCTGCTAAATGCACTTGTAGGGCAAAACCGCTCAGTAGTAAGCGATATAGCAGGCACCACAATAGATCCAGTAAATGAAAAAATCAGCGTAAATGATGGCAATAAAGAGCGTGAGATAGAGTTTGTAGACACAGCTGGCATTCGCCGCCGTGGCAAGATAGAAGGCATAGAAAAATACGCACTAAACCGCACGCAAAAAATGCTAGAAAATGCTGATATTGCTGTGCTTGTCCTTGATAGCGCAGAGGGGATAAACGAGCTTGATGAGCGCATAGCTGGGCTTGCTAGTGAGTTTGAGTTAGGCGTGATAATCGTGCTAAATAAATGGGATTTAAAAGGTGGCGATGATAAAGAGTTTGATCGCATGAGCCGTGAGATTAGAGATAAATTTAAATTTTTAGCTTATGCGCCTATTATCTCACTCTCAGCTACTAGCAAAAAGCGTGTAGAAAAGCTAAAAGAGCTAATCTGCGCTGTGTATAAAAACTACACTATAAAGCTGCCTACTTCAAGGCTAAATGAAGTAATAGCTGCTGCTACAAAAGCCCATCCTATCCCAAGAGAACACGGCAGAGCGGTGCGTATATACTACGCTGCGCAGTTTGATACAGCAGCACCAAAAATCGCTCTTGTGATGAATAAGCCAAAATGCTTACATTTTAGCTATTTGCGCTACTTGCAAAATCAGCTTAGAGCTAGCTTTGAGCTAGGTGGGACGCCTGTCATTTTAGTGCCAAGGGGCAGAGGAAAATCAAAGGATGAAAATAATGAATAA
- a CDS encoding ArsB/NhaD family transporter has product MLSIAIFLLTIFAVIFRPFNLGIGTCAIIGAVLSLVCGTVSFGDTLEAFSIVWDASLAFLGIIIFSLVLDEIGFFEHAALRAALACGGDLKKLFFALMVLCGVVSALFANDAAVLILAPIILAQTRALNLPPRSALALLLATGFMSDSASLPFVFSNLTNIISAGFFGISFWGYFSSMWAAFLLSFVASTLISYIILRKDLSAKLDISVLRSEFKVVANKQLFIFTWIFFALLLVGYGLGDAYALPFCVFALGGAVVFMGICARLGAIRARVIFTRTPWQILWFSLGLYIVVWGLKNAQYSELLSSFLLLAKESGELALVLASGLASSVLSSLMNNLPAMMLMDISLESVGSNKAIYAAIIGCNVGVKFTHFGSLATLLWLYLLKSKNCEISIKTYLIFSFKITLPVLFITLFGVYLWA; this is encoded by the coding sequence TTGCTTAGTATTGCGATTTTTTTGCTTACGATTTTTGCTGTGATTTTCCGCCCTTTTAATCTTGGCATAGGCACTTGTGCTATTATCGGTGCTGTGCTTAGTCTAGTTTGTGGGACGGTTAGCTTTGGCGATACGCTAGAGGCTTTTAGCATAGTCTGGGATGCTAGTCTAGCATTTTTAGGCATTATTATTTTTTCTTTGGTGCTTGATGAGATAGGCTTTTTTGAGCATGCTGCGCTTAGGGCGGCTCTGGCTTGCGGTGGGGATTTAAAAAAGCTATTTTTTGCCCTTATGGTGCTTTGTGGCGTAGTTTCTGCGCTTTTTGCAAATGATGCGGCTGTGCTGATACTAGCACCTATTATTCTAGCGCAGACTAGGGCGCTAAACCTGCCGCCACGCTCAGCGCTTGCGCTTTTACTTGCTACTGGCTTTATGAGTGATAGCGCAAGCTTGCCTTTTGTGTTTTCAAACCTTACAAATATCATTTCAGCTGGCTTTTTTGGCATTTCGTTTTGGGGATATTTTAGCTCTATGTGGGCAGCGTTTTTGCTCTCTTTTGTGGCAAGCACTTTAATTTCATATATTATCTTGCGAAAAGATTTAAGCGCAAAGCTTGATATAAGTGTGCTTAGAAGTGAATTTAAAGTGGTAGCAAACAAGCAGCTTTTTATCTTTACTTGGATATTTTTTGCGCTTTTGCTCGTTGGATACGGTTTGGGCGATGCGTATGCTTTGCCATTTTGCGTTTTTGCGCTTGGTGGGGCGGTAGTTTTTATGGGCATTTGTGCTAGGCTTGGAGCGATTAGGGCTAGGGTGATTTTTACTCGCACGCCGTGGCAGATTTTGTGGTTTTCTCTGGGGCTTTATATAGTAGTTTGGGGGCTAAAAAATGCCCAGTATTCAGAGCTTTTAAGCAGTTTTTTACTCTTAGCAAAAGAAAGTGGCGAGTTAGCGCTGGTCCTTGCTAGTGGGCTTGCTAGCTCAGTTCTTAGCAGCCTTATGAATAACCTACCAGCTATGATGCTAATGGATATAAGCTTAGAGAGTGTGGGTAGTAATAAGGCTATATACGCAGCTATCATCGGCTGTAATGTAGGGGTGAAATTTACTCACTTTGGCTCGCTTGCGACCTTGCTGTGGCTGTATTTACTAAAAAGCAAAAACTGCGAGATTAGCATAAAAACTTATCTTATTTTTAGCTTTAAAATTACTTTGCCTGTGCTTTTTATCACGCTTTTTGGCGTGTATTTGTGGGCATAA
- the trpS gene encoding tryptophan--tRNA ligase: MRILTGLQPSGKLHLGNYFASIKPMVELQNAGQNEMFIFIANYHAMSSANKGAELQNSTFEAACAFLALGIDPAKCVFWVQSDVKEVLELYWILSGITPMGLLERAHAYKDKVAKGIEANHALFSYPVLMAADILLYDAKLIPVGKDQIQHVEIARDLALKFNNNFGEILTLPEAKIAENVAVVPGTDGAKMSKSYKNTIDIFSTDKQLKKQCNLVVTDSTPLEAPKKWQDCNIFNIAKLFLDESGQAELKARYERGGEGYGHFKAYLNELVLDYFGGARSKYEYFITHKSEVRDILDIGAKKASELANAKMAKIRDLAGVF; encoded by the coding sequence ATGAGAATACTAACAGGACTTCAGCCTAGCGGAAAATTACATTTAGGCAATTATTTTGCTAGCATCAAGCCTATGGTGGAGCTTCAAAACGCTGGGCAAAATGAGATGTTTATTTTCATCGCTAACTACCACGCAATGAGTAGCGCAAATAAAGGCGCAGAGCTTCAAAACTCTACCTTTGAAGCAGCTTGCGCTTTTTTGGCTCTTGGCATTGATCCAGCAAAATGCGTTTTTTGGGTTCAAAGCGATGTAAAAGAGGTTTTAGAGCTTTACTGGATACTTAGTGGGATCACGCCTATGGGGCTATTAGAGCGTGCGCATGCGTATAAAGACAAGGTAGCAAAGGGCATTGAAGCAAATCACGCACTTTTTAGCTATCCAGTTCTCATGGCAGCTGATATCTTGCTATATGATGCAAAGCTCATACCTGTGGGCAAAGATCAAATTCAGCATGTAGAAATCGCGCGTGATTTGGCGCTTAAATTTAACAATAACTTTGGCGAAATTCTAACTCTGCCTGAGGCAAAAATCGCTGAAAATGTAGCCGTAGTGCCAGGTACAGATGGGGCAAAAATGAGTAAGAGCTATAAAAATACCATTGATATTTTTAGCACTGATAAGCAGCTAAAAAAGCAATGTAACTTGGTTGTGACTGATAGTACGCCATTAGAGGCGCCAAAAAAATGGCAAGATTGTAATATTTTTAATATAGCAAAGCTGTTTTTAGATGAGAGTGGGCAAGCAGAGCTAAAAGCACGCTATGAGCGTGGTGGTGAGGGCTATGGGCATTTTAAGGCTTATTTAAATGAGCTGGTTTTGGACTATTTTGGAGGGGCGCGCAGCAAATACGAGTATTTCATCACTCATAAAAGCGAGGTGCGAGATATTTTAGATATTGGCGCAAAAAAAGCTAGTGAGCTAGCAAATGCTAAAATGGCAAAGATTAGAGACTTAGCTGGCGTGTTCTAG